GAGATGATATATGTGGGGTTGTGGTGACTCATGGTACGGATTCACTTGAGGAAACAGCATATTTGTTACATCTAACTATTAATAACCCAAAGCCTGTAATTGTTACAGGTTCAATGAGAAATGGTTCGGAACTTGGGTATGATGGTCCTGCAAATTTATCTGCTGCTATTTGTACTGCTATTTCGCAGGAGGCGCGTAATAGGGGAGTGTTAGTGTGCTTAAATGATGAACTTAATTGTGCTAGTGAAGTTACTAAAGCACATTCAATGCATCTAAACACTTTCCAGAGTCCCGAGTTTGGTCCCATAGGAATTATAGATAACAATGAAGCAATATTCTATAGAGATAGTTTGAAAAAAGAACATATAATAACAGATAAGGTAGAAACTAAAGTGGATTTAATAAAAGCTTGTGCTGGTATGAATTCAAAACTAATTGATTTTTGTGTAAAGGAAGGCGCAAGAGGAATTGTTATTGAAGCTATGGGAAGAGGAAACATTCCGCCTGAAATGGCAGAGGGTGTAAAAAATGCTATTGAAAAGGGTGTAGCGGTTGTTATGGTGTCTAGATGCTTTAAAGGAAGAGTATTAGATTCCTATGGATACCCAGGTGGTGGAAAAGAACTCAGGAATGCTGGTGTTATTTTTGGGGATAGTCTTCCGGGTCAAAAGGCTAGAATTAAACTTATGCTGGCACTTGCGAGCACAACAGATTTGAAGGAAATAAAGCACATGTTCGAAAATGGAAGGTACAAAAGCCGAATTTAACGAGAAAAATATAATTTAATATTCGCCATGGTATTGACGAAAACTTCCATTTTTGATATTATGTTTGTATAAAAAATAAAATACAGGATAGGGGAGAAACATGAAATCAACAGAAAATATTGAAAAAAATTCTATATTTGAGAAGCTTTTTAAATTAAGAGAAAACAAAACGACAGTTAAAACAGAAATACTTGCGGGTATAACTACATTTATAACTATGGCATATATTATAATTGTAAATCCTAATATTCTTAGATTTGCTGGAATGAATGTGCTAGGGATAAAAGGAGAAGGGGCAGGAGCTTTTACTGCGTTAAATGATCCAGTTGTAGCATCAGTTTTTGCAGCAACATGCCTTACAGCAGCAATAGGTACTTTCGTAATGGCTTTTTATGCCAACCTTCCTTTTGCACAGGCACCGGGAATGGGATTAAATGCATTCTTTACTTATAGTGTATGTTTAGGCCTAGGATATACATGGCAACAAGCGCTAGCCGCAGTTTTTATATCAGGAATTTTATTTATAATAATAACACTTACATCAATACGAGAAAAAATAGTGGATGCTTTGCCACAAAATTTAAAACTTGCTATTTCAGGTGGTATCGGATTATTTATAGCCCTTATAGGTTTTAAAGGTGGCGGAATAATTGTAAGTAATAAAGAAACTCTAGTAGCCTTTGGTAGTCTTACATCTCCAAGTGCATTAGTGACACTAATAGGCATATCTATTACGGCAATATTCATGGCTAGAAAAATAAAAGGATCTATACTAATTGGAATTGTTATAACTGCTATAGTGGGAATTCCGTTTGGAATTACAAAACTAGCAGGTGTTAAGATATTTAGTGCACCACCATCTCTTGCACCAACATTCATGCAGTTTGATTTTGCAGGTCTTTTAGGATCAGGTGCTGGTAAGGGAGTATTTTCAGCAATAATGAGTGTAGTAATGGTTGTAATAACATTTAGTTTAGTGGATTTATTTGACACAATAGGAACACTCGTAGGAACAGCAACAAAAGCTAATATGCTTGATGAGAATGGACGAGTAAAAAATATGAATAAGGCATTAATGTCAGATGCATTAGCAACTACTGCAGGAGCAATTATGGGAACAAGTACAGTAGTAACTTATGTTGAATCCACAGCAGGAGTTGCAGAAGGTGGAAGAACAGGTCTTACATCAGCTACAGTTGGAGTCTTATTTTTAGCTTCATTATTTTTTAGTGGACTTGTAGGAATAGTACCATCAGAGGCGACTGCCCCAGCACTTGTAATAGTTGGAGTGCTTATGATGAGTTCAATTACAAAAATTGATTTTGAAGATTTTACGGAAGCACTCCCAGCATTCTTAACAATAGCAATAATGCCATTTAGCTATAGTATAGCAAATGGAATAGCAGCAGGAATTATTTTTTACCCAATAGTAAAAGTAGCAACAGGTAGGTATAAAGAAGTAAGCCCTATAGTTTATGTTTTAGCAGGCTTATTTATAATTAGATTTATTATATTACCTTAAGGCTGAAATGTCGTTAAACTGGTACTTATAAAACAGATATTTTAAGATATCTATTTTATAAGTACCAATTTTTAATTTAAGCTTCTTTTTACTGTAAATAAGGCGAATGTAACAAAGTTAGTATTATCTGAATAATATAATAAAAACTATATAAAAGGATGATACTATGAAAATAAATAATAGAATGTCTAATGTATCCGAATATCATTTCAAAAGGATTGATGATATTAAAAATAAAGCGATAACTGACCGGAAAAAAATTATTGACCTTAGTATAGGAGATCCAGATTTACCAGTCAATTCAAAAATCACAGATGCGCTAATAGAAGCCCTGAAATGTGAGAGATATAATAACTATCCTCCTTATGATGGAATAAGTGAACTCAAAAAAGCAGTTATAAAATATTATAATGACGTTTACAATGTATGCCTAGGTTTAGATGAAGTAATAATTCTTATAGGATCAAAGGAAGGTATAAACAATATAATTCCGGCTGTATGTGATATAGGAGATTGTGTAATAGTGCCTGAACCTGCATATCCAGTTTATAGTATTTGTTCAAAACTATGGGGTTGTGTTCCGTATACTGTGCCATTAACACAAATCAATGGATATATGCCAAGGCTTGATGCTATTCCTGAAATTATTGTTAATAAATGCAAATTGATGTTTATAAATTATCCTAATAACCCGACAGGTGCAGTAGCAAGTAAAGAGTTCTATAAGAATGTTATAAATTTTTCTTATGATAATAATATTGTTTTATGCAATGATTCGGCATATAATGAGATAATTAAGGAAGATAAAGAACCAATTAGCCTTATGCAATATGATGTATTAAGGCAAAACGTGGAATTTGGAACTTTATCAAAAACTTATAATATGACAGGGTATAGAATTGGGTATGCTGTAGGTAATGCTAAAGTAATAAATGCTCTTTTAAAAATAAAAAGTAATTGTGACTCTGGTCAATTCATACCAGTTCAAAAGGCTGCAGCTGCTGCTCTTAATTTAGAACGTGATTATGTTCATAATATAAGAAAAGTATATGACGAAAGACGTGAAGTTGCTAAAAGTGTTTTACTAGAAAAGAACATAAAATTCTTTGATGCTGAAGCTACTTTTTATTTATGGTGTAGAACACCTAAAAACTATACTACAAATGAATTTTGTGAAGAATTGCTGATTAATCATGGAATTGTGATTACACCAGGCAATGTTTTTGGGAAAATTGGGTACGATTACTTCCGTATAGCGCTTACAAAAGATAAGCTTATTATTGAAGAAGCTTTAAAATCTTTAAAAAAATGTGGCGATTAATATTATTATTGGTATAATATAAGTTATATAGGAAATATTTTATTAATAGTATGAGCTGCTTTTAAAATCTATAAAATTACAGCTTGATGGTATTTTTTTTATGAAAATCGTAATAAAAGTAAAAACTTATAATTTTAGCTTGAAATTAAGGTAATACTTTATGTATACTTATTACGAGGTCACAATGAACAATGGAAGGATGTCTTGTTATGATTAGGAGTATGACTGGGTTTGGGAGAGGAAACTCTGAAAAAGATGGTAAAAGTTTTACAATTGAGATTAAAAGTGTTAATCATAGATATTTTGAAACTAATATAAGAATGCCTAGAGTATTAATATCTTTTGAGGATAAAATCCGTAAAATAATTGGTGAAAAAGTAAAAAGGGGAAAGCTTGATGTTTTTGTAACTCAAGGCAATTATGATAAGGAAGATGTCGAAGCATATTTGAATGAAAATTTAGCAGCAAGTTATATAAATTGCCTTGGAATCTTAAAAGATAAATATGGTCTGAGTGATGATATATCTGTTTCAGCAGTAGCTAAATTACCTGAAGTAATAACACTTAAGCAAAAGGAAGAAGATGTTTCAGAAACATTTGAGCAGATTGATTTAGCATTAACAAAGGCGCTTAGGGCCCTTCTTTTTATGAGAGAAAGAGAAGGCAGAAAGCTACTTGAAGATGTTATAATTAAGTGCGACTTAATTAATGGATTAGTTGATAAGGTTAAACTGCGGGCACCTCTTGTTGTTTGTGAGTATAAAGCTAAACTAA
This window of the Clostridium estertheticum genome carries:
- a CDS encoding asparaginase translates to MKKVAVIFNGGTISMTLDPRIKAAVPTLSGEEIMSMVTGIEKYAEIESYTFSNLPGPHMTPELMMDLSKYIQKFLTRDDICGVVVTHGTDSLEETAYLLHLTINNPKPVIVTGSMRNGSELGYDGPANLSAAICTAISQEARNRGVLVCLNDELNCASEVTKAHSMHLNTFQSPEFGPIGIIDNNEAIFYRDSLKKEHIITDKVETKVDLIKACAGMNSKLIDFCVKEGARGIVIEAMGRGNIPPEMAEGVKNAIEKGVAVVMVSRCFKGRVLDSYGYPGGGKELRNAGVIFGDSLPGQKARIKLMLALASTTDLKEIKHMFENGRYKSRI
- a CDS encoding NCS2 family permease; amino-acid sequence: MKSTENIEKNSIFEKLFKLRENKTTVKTEILAGITTFITMAYIIIVNPNILRFAGMNVLGIKGEGAGAFTALNDPVVASVFAATCLTAAIGTFVMAFYANLPFAQAPGMGLNAFFTYSVCLGLGYTWQQALAAVFISGILFIIITLTSIREKIVDALPQNLKLAISGGIGLFIALIGFKGGGIIVSNKETLVAFGSLTSPSALVTLIGISITAIFMARKIKGSILIGIVITAIVGIPFGITKLAGVKIFSAPPSLAPTFMQFDFAGLLGSGAGKGVFSAIMSVVMVVITFSLVDLFDTIGTLVGTATKANMLDENGRVKNMNKALMSDALATTAGAIMGTSTVVTYVESTAGVAEGGRTGLTSATVGVLFLASLFFSGLVGIVPSEATAPALVIVGVLMMSSITKIDFEDFTEALPAFLTIAIMPFSYSIANGIAAGIIFYPIVKVATGRYKEVSPIVYVLAGLFIIRFIILP
- a CDS encoding aminotransferase class I/II-fold pyridoxal phosphate-dependent enzyme, whose product is MKINNRMSNVSEYHFKRIDDIKNKAITDRKKIIDLSIGDPDLPVNSKITDALIEALKCERYNNYPPYDGISELKKAVIKYYNDVYNVCLGLDEVIILIGSKEGINNIIPAVCDIGDCVIVPEPAYPVYSICSKLWGCVPYTVPLTQINGYMPRLDAIPEIIVNKCKLMFINYPNNPTGAVASKEFYKNVINFSYDNNIVLCNDSAYNEIIKEDKEPISLMQYDVLRQNVEFGTLSKTYNMTGYRIGYAVGNAKVINALLKIKSNCDSGQFIPVQKAAAAALNLERDYVHNIRKVYDERREVAKSVLLEKNIKFFDAEATFYLWCRTPKNYTTNEFCEELLINHGIVITPGNVFGKIGYDYFRIALTKDKLIIEEALKSLKKCGD
- a CDS encoding YicC/YloC family endoribonuclease — translated: MIRSMTGFGRGNSEKDGKSFTIEIKSVNHRYFETNIRMPRVLISFEDKIRKIIGEKVKRGKLDVFVTQGNYDKEDVEAYLNENLAASYINCLGILKDKYGLSDDISVSAVAKLPEVITLKQKEEDVSETFEQIDLALTKALRALLFMREREGRKLLEDVIIKCDLINGLVDKVKLRAPLVVCEYKAKLTQRLDVLHKEIDFDENRVAMEIAIFADKAGIDEEIVRLNSHINQMRETLILDEPIGRKLDFIIQEMNRETNTIASKANDLEILNTVISMKSEIEKIREQIQNIE